From Amycolatopsis sp. cg9, one genomic window encodes:
- a CDS encoding potassium/proton antiporter has translation MDQLPVLLGVGGVVLLASVLAVRVSIRLGLPSLLLYLAIGVLLGEAGFGIRFDNPELTQSLGLAALVMILTEGGLTTRWSAVKPALGIGIALSTMAVVVSIAVTGAALHWLLGLDWRIALLWGAVLASTDAAAVFSVLRAAGIGKRLTGALELESGINDAPAYIAVVVLAEGTTVDWSLPLLAVYELATGLAIGLAFGWLGGIALRRAALPATGLYPLATVAVCVVAYSSGQLLHASGLLATYVAALVLGNSRLPHRSDTLSFAEGLGWLAQIGLFVLLGLFASPGRLLDAIVAGLVAGAVVLLLARPISVVLSMLPFRLPWREQAFLSWAGLRGAVPIVLAMIPLSKGVPGAQRLVDAVFVLVIVLTLLQGATLGPLARWLGLAKKSEAHEIEVDSAPLDELGAELLQVRIQPGSKLHGVYLSELRLPVGATVSLVVRGGAGFTPQKTSRLQEHDQLLVVTTSVVRDAAERRLRAVDRAGRLARWKGESGR, from the coding sequence ATGGACCAGCTTCCCGTGCTGCTCGGCGTCGGCGGCGTCGTGCTGCTCGCCTCCGTGCTCGCCGTGCGGGTCTCGATCCGGCTCGGCCTGCCCTCGCTGCTGCTCTACCTCGCGATCGGGGTGCTGCTGGGCGAAGCCGGCTTCGGCATCCGGTTCGACAACCCCGAACTGACCCAGTCGCTCGGCCTCGCCGCGCTGGTCATGATCCTCACCGAAGGTGGGCTGACCACGCGCTGGTCGGCGGTGAAACCCGCGCTGGGCATCGGGATCGCACTGTCCACAATGGCCGTGGTGGTGAGCATCGCGGTCACCGGCGCGGCGCTGCACTGGCTGCTGGGCCTCGACTGGCGGATCGCGCTGCTGTGGGGCGCGGTGCTCGCCTCCACCGACGCGGCCGCGGTGTTCTCCGTGCTCCGCGCGGCCGGGATCGGCAAACGGCTCACCGGTGCGCTCGAACTGGAGTCGGGCATCAACGACGCGCCGGCGTACATCGCCGTCGTCGTGCTGGCCGAAGGCACCACTGTGGACTGGTCGCTGCCGCTGCTCGCGGTCTACGAGCTCGCCACGGGCCTGGCCATCGGGCTCGCGTTCGGCTGGCTCGGCGGGATCGCGCTGCGCCGCGCCGCGCTGCCGGCGACCGGTCTGTACCCGCTGGCCACGGTCGCGGTGTGCGTCGTGGCGTACTCCTCCGGGCAGCTGCTGCACGCGTCCGGGCTGCTCGCCACCTACGTCGCCGCGCTGGTGCTCGGCAATTCGCGGCTGCCGCACCGCTCGGACACGCTCTCGTTCGCCGAGGGGCTGGGCTGGCTGGCGCAGATCGGGCTGTTCGTGCTGCTCGGCCTGTTCGCTTCGCCGGGCCGGCTGCTCGACGCGATCGTGGCGGGCCTGGTCGCGGGCGCCGTCGTGCTGCTGCTGGCGCGGCCGATCTCCGTCGTGCTGTCGATGCTGCCGTTCCGGTTGCCGTGGCGGGAACAGGCCTTCCTGTCGTGGGCCGGGCTGCGCGGCGCGGTGCCGATCGTGCTCGCCATGATCCCGCTGTCGAAAGGGGTGCCGGGCGCGCAGCGGCTGGTCGACGCGGTGTTCGTGCTGGTCATCGTGCTGACGCTGCTGCAGGGCGCGACGCTCGGCCCGCTCGCGCGCTGGCTGGGGCTGGCGAAGAAGTCCGAGGCGCACGAGATCGAGGTCGACTCGGCACCGCTGGACGAGCTCGGCGCCGAGCTGCTGCAGGTCCGCATCCAGCCCGGGTCGAAGCTGCACGGCGTGTACCTGTCCGAGCTGCGGCTGCCCGTCGGCGCGACGGTCAGCCTGGTCGTGCGCGGCGGCGCGGGCTTCACCCCGCAGAAGACCAGCCGGCTGCAGGAGCACGACCAGCTCCTCGTGGTCACGACGTCCGTGGTGCGCGACGCCGCCGAGCGACGGCTGCGCGCGGTCGACCGGGCCGGGCGCCTGGCCCGCTGGAAGGGCGAGTCGGGGCGCTGA
- a CDS encoding RluA family pseudouridine synthase, with protein MSSRMLPVPDGLDGMRVDAGLAKLLGLSRTVVAELAEAGDVLLDGRPAGKSDRLSGGGLLEITLPEPANPVEVVAEPVEGMRILHDDDDIVVLSKPVGVAVHPSPGWTGPTVVGGLAAAGLRIATSGAAERQGVVHRLDAGTTGVMVVAKSEHAYTVLKRAFKERTVDKGYHAIVQGHPDPTRGTIDAPIDRHPRHDYKFAVVQGGRPSVTHYEVVEAFRAASLAHIKLETGRTHQIRVHFSALRHPCVGDLTYGADPVLARHLGLSRQWLHAKTLAFAHPADGRWVEFESEYPDDLAKALKILQDESY; from the coding sequence GTGAGCTCGCGGATGCTCCCGGTGCCCGACGGGCTCGACGGGATGCGGGTCGACGCCGGCCTCGCCAAGCTGCTCGGCCTGTCCCGCACGGTCGTCGCCGAGCTGGCCGAAGCCGGCGACGTGCTGCTCGACGGCCGTCCCGCCGGCAAGTCCGACCGGCTGTCCGGTGGCGGCCTCCTGGAGATCACGCTGCCGGAGCCGGCGAACCCCGTCGAGGTCGTGGCGGAGCCGGTCGAAGGCATGCGGATCCTCCACGACGACGACGACATCGTGGTGCTCTCGAAGCCGGTCGGCGTCGCGGTCCACCCGAGCCCGGGCTGGACCGGCCCGACGGTCGTCGGCGGCCTCGCCGCGGCCGGCCTGCGCATCGCGACCTCGGGCGCGGCCGAGCGCCAGGGCGTCGTGCACCGGCTCGACGCGGGCACCACGGGCGTGATGGTGGTGGCCAAGAGCGAGCACGCGTACACGGTGCTGAAGCGGGCGTTCAAGGAGCGCACGGTCGACAAGGGCTACCACGCGATCGTCCAGGGCCACCCGGACCCGACGCGCGGCACGATCGACGCCCCGATCGACCGCCACCCCCGCCACGACTACAAGTTCGCGGTCGTCCAGGGCGGCCGCCCGAGCGTGACGCACTACGAAGTGGTCGAGGCCTTCCGGGCGGCGTCGCTGGCCCACATCAAGCTCGAAACCGGGCGCACGCACCAGATCCGCGTCCACTTCTCGGCCCTGCGCCACCCCTGCGTCGGCGACCTGACGTACGGCGCGGACCCGGTCCTGGCCCGCCACCTCGGCCTGAGCCGCCAGTGGCTGCACGCGAAAACCCTGGCCTTCGCCCACCCGGCGGACGGCCGCTGGGTCGAGTTCGAGTCCGAGTACCCGGACGACCTGGCGAAGGCGCTGAAGATCCTGCAGGACGAAAGCTACTAG
- a CDS encoding aminotransferase class V-fold PLP-dependent enzyme → MTLAIDRTSVTVHPATPVETGAPQGIPTAAGASLRVPLVTGETIGYANLDHAASAPCLDAVRAKVDEFLPWYASVHRGAGFASQVSTKLYERTRDVLRRFVDARRTDTVVFTRNTTDSFNLLARSLPRNTSVVVFDTEHHAALLPWQGPNVRRIPTPRTRLAAVSAVDEALADSPQGPRLVVVTGASNVTGELLPVAEIAAVARKHGARIALDGAQLAPHRRISIRDLDVDYVAISGHKLYAPFGAGALIGRADWLRAARPYLAGGGATKLVTGDAVVWNDGPERHEAGSPNTVGVYALGVACETLSRDWDAVAAHEQALLARLRKGLESIPGCAELRLFDAPVDRVGTVSFTVAGFDPGWLAAVLSAEYGIGVRDGAFCAHIAAKRLIAVAGGEGQQAIRVSLGLGSTEEHVDRVLLALRRIVARGADWEYAKVDGRWAPVGDPRELPPFC, encoded by the coding sequence ATGACTCTCGCCATCGACCGCACCAGCGTCACCGTCCACCCCGCCACGCCCGTCGAAACCGGTGCCCCGCAAGGCATCCCCACCGCCGCCGGCGCGTCGCTGCGGGTCCCGCTCGTCACCGGCGAGACCATCGGCTACGCCAACCTCGACCACGCGGCGAGCGCCCCCTGCCTCGACGCCGTCCGCGCCAAGGTCGACGAGTTCCTGCCCTGGTACGCCAGCGTCCACCGCGGCGCCGGCTTCGCCTCCCAGGTCTCCACCAAGCTCTACGAGCGCACCCGCGACGTCCTGCGCCGGTTCGTCGACGCCCGCCGGACCGACACCGTCGTCTTCACCCGCAACACCACCGACTCCTTCAACCTGCTCGCGCGCAGCCTGCCGCGGAACACGAGCGTCGTCGTCTTCGACACCGAGCACCACGCCGCGCTGCTGCCGTGGCAGGGCCCGAACGTCCGGCGGATCCCGACCCCGCGCACGCGCCTCGCAGCGGTGTCCGCTGTGGACGAAGCGCTCGCGGATTCCCCGCAGGGGCCCCGGCTCGTGGTCGTCACCGGGGCGTCCAACGTGACCGGTGAGCTGCTCCCGGTGGCCGAGATCGCCGCCGTGGCGCGGAAGCACGGCGCCCGCATCGCCCTCGACGGCGCGCAGCTCGCGCCGCACCGCCGGATCTCGATCCGGGACCTCGACGTCGACTACGTCGCCATCTCCGGCCACAAGCTGTACGCGCCCTTCGGCGCGGGCGCGCTGATCGGCCGCGCCGACTGGCTGCGCGCCGCGCGCCCGTACCTCGCCGGCGGCGGCGCGACCAAGCTCGTCACCGGGGACGCCGTCGTCTGGAACGACGGGCCGGAGCGCCACGAAGCCGGTTCGCCCAACACCGTCGGCGTGTACGCGCTCGGCGTCGCGTGCGAGACCCTCTCCCGCGACTGGGACGCCGTCGCCGCGCACGAGCAGGCCCTGCTCGCCCGGCTGCGCAAGGGACTCGAGAGCATCCCGGGCTGCGCCGAGCTGCGGCTGTTCGACGCGCCGGTCGACCGCGTCGGCACGGTCAGCTTCACCGTCGCCGGGTTCGACCCCGGCTGGCTCGCGGCGGTGCTTTCCGCCGAATACGGCATCGGCGTGCGCGACGGCGCCTTCTGCGCCCACATCGCGGCCAAGCGCCTGATCGCCGTCGCCGGTGGCGAGGGGCAGCAGGCGATCCGCGTCAGCCTCGGCCTGGGCAGCACCGAAGAGCACGTCGACCGCGTGCTGCTGGCACTGCGCCGGATCGTCGCGCGCGGAGCGGACTGGGAGTACGCGAAGGTGGACGGCCGCTGGGCCCCGGTCGGCGACCCGCGGGAGCTCCCGCCGTTCTGCTGA
- a CDS encoding ArsR/SmtB family transcription factor: METIALAEVAAVLADPSRATMCLVLLDGRAWTVGELAKAAGIALSTASEHVTRLTDAGFVARVKQGRASYVRIADPRVAELIEHLAQHAEHRPVTGLKASLRVKRLGFARTCYDHLAGVLGVALRDGMLVTGLVDTADGLTLTGHGREVLAGLGVPVAAGRRALLRDCLDWTERRDHLAGALPAALLDRAVDAGWVVRDGHRAVKVLPAARRPFAALGVELDALGSP, translated from the coding sequence ATGGAGACGATCGCCCTCGCCGAGGTCGCCGCGGTGCTCGCGGACCCGAGCCGGGCCACCATGTGCCTCGTCCTGCTCGACGGGCGCGCCTGGACGGTCGGCGAACTCGCGAAAGCGGCCGGGATCGCGCTCTCCACCGCCAGCGAGCACGTCACCCGGCTGACCGACGCCGGGTTCGTCGCCCGCGTCAAGCAGGGCCGGGCCAGCTACGTGCGGATCGCCGACCCGCGCGTGGCCGAGCTGATCGAGCACCTGGCCCAGCACGCCGAGCACCGGCCGGTGACCGGCCTCAAGGCGTCGCTGCGGGTGAAGCGGCTCGGCTTCGCGCGGACCTGCTACGACCACCTCGCCGGTGTCCTCGGCGTCGCCCTCCGCGACGGCATGCTGGTGACCGGGCTGGTCGACACGGCCGACGGCCTGACGCTGACCGGGCACGGCCGCGAGGTGCTGGCCGGCCTCGGCGTGCCGGTCGCCGCCGGGCGGCGGGCGCTGCTGCGCGACTGTCTCGATTGGACGGAGCGCCGCGACCACCTCGCCGGCGCGCTCCCCGCGGCCCTGCTGGACCGGGCCGTCGACGCCGGCTGGGTCGTCCGCGACGGGCACCGCGCGGTCAAGGTCCTCCCGGCGGCGCGGCGGCCGTTCGCGGCGCTCGGTGTCGAGCTCGACGCGCTCGGCAGTCCTTAA
- a CDS encoding penicillin-binding transpeptidase domain-containing protein: MSPGRRRGILIGGALLVVVVVVAAFFVLNGGDAAPTAEAGATSVESPGALDPHSAITEYVQDLTENNPDAAARLTDDNAAAAVALRDARNTLSPQSFSAKLTVLQPTPAGAKTTGGTFSAAWSLKGGVWSYDVPFQLNLAGGKWLVHWAPSLLHPKLEAGQRLVVSTAATDTTAVADRDGKPLLIAGAGGLRTAEGNPAPLLRSALGGQVTAIAGSGFAVQRVDTGGKNLETLFGKADDGGTKPLTSSLSLAAQNAAQAAVDGYPGSAMLVALDTGSGDILAVAQNAAAGNSPKALSGLYEPGSSFKIATAVAAVQQSGLTAASPVDCPGVATIGTRTVRNEDFELGATNLQTAFARSCNTTFGQLALALPADGLKKAADELGLNADYEIPGIKTELGKVEPAASKDEQVEDGFGQGRIQASALGGAVMAATVAAGKAITPRLWHDLPTTVVKGYSAPPAAVLGEVRKLMRAVVTSGTGRAAAGAGTVFGKTGTAQFGDGSNATGWFVGYRGSVAFAVVLENSNDSGPAVTLAAKFLKAI, translated from the coding sequence ATGAGCCCTGGCCGGAGACGCGGGATCCTGATCGGCGGCGCGCTGCTGGTCGTCGTGGTCGTGGTGGCGGCTTTCTTCGTGCTGAACGGCGGGGACGCGGCGCCGACGGCGGAGGCCGGGGCGACTTCGGTCGAGAGCCCGGGCGCGCTCGACCCGCACTCGGCGATCACCGAGTACGTCCAGGACCTGACCGAGAACAACCCCGACGCGGCCGCCCGGCTCACCGACGACAACGCGGCGGCCGCGGTGGCGCTGCGGGACGCGCGGAACACGCTGAGCCCCCAGTCGTTCAGCGCCAAGCTGACCGTCCTGCAGCCGACGCCGGCCGGGGCGAAGACGACCGGCGGGACCTTCAGCGCGGCGTGGTCGCTGAAGGGCGGCGTGTGGAGCTACGACGTGCCGTTCCAGCTCAACCTGGCCGGCGGGAAGTGGCTCGTGCACTGGGCGCCGTCGTTGCTGCACCCGAAGCTGGAGGCGGGCCAGCGGCTGGTGGTCAGCACCGCCGCGACGGACACCACGGCGGTCGCCGACCGCGACGGCAAGCCGCTGCTCATCGCCGGGGCGGGCGGCCTGCGCACGGCCGAGGGCAACCCGGCGCCGCTGCTGCGTTCGGCGCTCGGCGGGCAGGTCACGGCCATCGCGGGCAGCGGGTTCGCCGTCCAGCGCGTCGACACCGGCGGGAAGAACCTGGAGACGCTGTTCGGCAAGGCCGACGACGGCGGGACCAAGCCGCTGACGTCGAGCTTGAGCCTGGCCGCGCAGAACGCCGCGCAGGCCGCGGTCGACGGCTACCCGGGGTCGGCCATGCTGGTCGCGCTTGACACCGGCTCAGGCGACATCCTCGCCGTCGCGCAGAACGCGGCCGCCGGGAACTCCCCGAAGGCGCTCAGCGGCCTGTACGAGCCCGGCTCGTCGTTCAAGATCGCGACGGCCGTCGCGGCGGTCCAGCAGAGCGGGCTCACCGCGGCCTCGCCGGTCGACTGCCCGGGCGTCGCGACCATCGGCACCCGCACGGTGCGCAACGAGGACTTCGAGCTGGGCGCGACGAACCTGCAGACGGCCTTCGCGCGGTCGTGCAACACGACGTTCGGGCAGCTGGCGCTGGCGCTCCCGGCGGACGGGCTGAAGAAGGCGGCCGACGAGCTGGGCCTCAACGCCGACTACGAGATCCCCGGCATCAAGACGGAGCTGGGCAAGGTCGAGCCCGCGGCGAGCAAGGACGAGCAGGTCGAGGACGGGTTCGGCCAGGGCCGCATCCAGGCCAGCGCCCTCGGCGGCGCGGTGATGGCCGCGACGGTGGCGGCGGGCAAGGCGATCACGCCGAGGCTGTGGCACGACCTGCCGACCACGGTGGTCAAGGGCTACTCGGCACCGCCCGCGGCGGTGCTCGGCGAGGTCCGCAAGCTGATGCGCGCGGTGGTGACCAGCGGGACCGGCCGGGCCGCGGCGGGCGCCGGAACGGTGTTCGGCAAGACGGGCACGGCCCAGTTCGGCGACGGTTCGAACGCGACGGGCTGGTTCGTCGGCTACCGGGGGAGCGTGGCGTTCGCGGTGGTGCTGGAGAACTCGAACGACTCGGGCCCGGCGGTCACCCTGGCGGCGAAGTTCCTGAAGGCGATCTGA
- a CDS encoding AsnC family transcriptional regulator, with protein sequence MAVTDPVDTRLLAALAELGKAAVHELAAKVGMDPREVAYRLVALSGSGLPLLVGVESDPQGLRAAIAGAPPSWANRPPPQYPAPPSQPVPQQPPPVQGVPSGPYNVQGAPSGPYNVQGAPSGPYNVQGAPSGPYNVQGTPSGRYPGPPPRPPQPPRPFAPPPVPLDPAVSTWGLPQTASWARGDEPVKPAGTGKRGRSGEVMETQGLEGEQLSVQLLEVQDPADYLFSAAGYRLEDGERAVVVHTEITNRGSIPFASLPDNYLELLTADGTAIGKAPVSLTSRPPHKIGVKPGETLGGHTVYVLPDATRVVSVRWSPRPEPDERTLTWSIED encoded by the coding sequence GTGGCCGTGACCGATCCCGTGGATACCCGCCTGCTCGCCGCGCTCGCCGAACTCGGCAAGGCAGCGGTGCACGAGCTCGCGGCCAAGGTCGGCATGGATCCGCGTGAAGTCGCCTACCGGCTGGTCGCCCTTTCCGGCAGCGGGCTCCCCCTGCTCGTCGGCGTCGAAAGCGACCCGCAGGGGTTGCGCGCGGCCATCGCGGGCGCGCCGCCGTCGTGGGCGAACCGGCCGCCGCCGCAGTACCCGGCGCCGCCGTCGCAGCCGGTGCCGCAGCAGCCGCCGCCGGTCCAGGGCGTGCCTTCGGGGCCTTACAACGTGCAAGGCGCGCCGTCCGGTCCGTACAACGTCCAGGGCGCGCCTTCGGGGCCCTACAACGTCCAAGGCGCGCCTTCGGGGCCCTACAACGTCCAGGGCACGCCGTCCGGGCGGTACCCGGGCCCGCCGCCGCGCCCGCCGCAGCCGCCGCGCCCGTTCGCGCCGCCGCCGGTGCCGCTCGACCCCGCTGTGAGCACGTGGGGCCTCCCGCAGACGGCGTCGTGGGCCCGCGGCGACGAACCGGTCAAGCCGGCCGGCACGGGCAAGCGCGGCCGGTCCGGCGAGGTCATGGAGACCCAGGGCCTGGAGGGCGAGCAGCTGTCGGTGCAGCTCCTGGAGGTCCAGGACCCGGCGGACTACCTGTTCAGCGCGGCCGGCTACCGCCTGGAGGACGGCGAGCGCGCGGTGGTCGTGCACACCGAGATCACCAACCGCGGGTCGATCCCGTTCGCGTCGCTGCCGGACAACTACCTCGAGCTGCTCACCGCCGACGGGACGGCGATCGGCAAGGCGCCGGTCTCGCTGACCTCGCGGCCCCCGCACAAGATCGGCGTCAAGCCGGGCGAAACCCTCGGCGGGCACACGGTGTACGTCCTGCCGGACGCGACGCGGGTGGTGTCGGTCCGGTGGAGCCCGCGGCCGGAGCCGGACGAGCGCACGCTGACCTGGTCGATCGAGGACTAG
- the lspA gene encoding signal peptidase II has product MSTEPSRPEPDTAAPEEAVPDQAADAPENPEVPAKPLLPKRRVGWVFAIAVVFWAIDLVTKNLVTANLEGKEPVKILGGLIYLQVIRNPGAAFSMATGMTWVLALVALAVVIAIIWLSRRLRSIGWAIGLGLVLAGATGNLTDRIFRAPGGLQGHVVDFISAFAPNGKGFAIFNIADSAICVGGALIVLLSLLGKDYDGTSTKDKKKIEKTQEEQA; this is encoded by the coding sequence GTGAGCACCGAGCCCAGCCGTCCCGAACCCGACACCGCCGCGCCCGAAGAGGCGGTGCCCGACCAGGCGGCCGACGCCCCGGAGAACCCCGAGGTCCCGGCGAAACCGCTGCTGCCGAAGCGGCGGGTCGGCTGGGTGTTCGCGATCGCCGTCGTGTTCTGGGCGATCGACCTGGTGACGAAGAACCTGGTCACCGCCAACCTGGAGGGCAAGGAGCCGGTCAAGATCCTCGGCGGCCTCATCTACCTGCAGGTGATCCGCAACCCCGGTGCCGCGTTCTCGATGGCCACCGGCATGACGTGGGTGCTGGCGCTGGTCGCGCTCGCCGTCGTGATCGCGATCATCTGGCTGTCGCGGCGGCTGCGCTCGATCGGCTGGGCGATCGGCCTCGGGCTGGTGCTCGCCGGCGCCACCGGCAACCTCACCGACCGCATCTTCCGCGCGCCCGGCGGGCTGCAGGGCCACGTCGTCGACTTCATCTCGGCGTTCGCCCCCAACGGCAAGGGCTTCGCGATCTTCAACATCGCGGACTCGGCGATCTGCGTCGGCGGCGCGCTCATCGTGCTGCTGTCCCTGCTGGGCAAGGACTACGACGGCACCTCGACCAAGGACAAGAAGAAGATCGAGAAGACCCAGGAGGAGCAGGCGTGA
- a CDS encoding M23 family metallopeptidase — protein MTKLRWAAAAATITTALGLLGAPAATAEAAPFPALALPFKAGQQVYSAGIHSDDGSTGVKNAIDFSPADRTVRAPLAGTVHLQHCAGGDWVTIDHAGGWRTGYYHMEGIAVTDGEHVEAGAVLGSTGNALPCGGTSTGAHVHFTLWTLPDAPAANWDGVAFGAVSTTLATAYGEPVDGKSLGGWRFTAGAEQYEGTATHVADDAVTELPGRFRAKP, from the coding sequence GTGACGAAACTGCGCTGGGCGGCCGCGGCTGCCACGATCACCACGGCACTCGGCCTGCTCGGCGCGCCGGCCGCGACCGCCGAAGCGGCCCCGTTCCCGGCGCTCGCGCTGCCGTTCAAGGCGGGCCAGCAGGTCTACTCCGCCGGCATCCACTCCGACGACGGCAGCACCGGCGTGAAGAACGCCATCGACTTCAGCCCCGCCGACCGCACCGTGCGCGCGCCGCTCGCCGGCACCGTCCACCTGCAGCACTGCGCCGGCGGCGACTGGGTGACCATCGACCACGCGGGTGGCTGGCGCACCGGCTACTACCACATGGAAGGTATCGCGGTCACCGACGGTGAGCACGTCGAGGCGGGCGCGGTGCTCGGTTCGACCGGCAACGCGCTGCCGTGCGGCGGCACCAGCACGGGCGCCCACGTGCACTTCACGCTCTGGACCCTCCCGGACGCCCCGGCGGCGAACTGGGACGGCGTCGCCTTCGGCGCGGTCTCGACCACCCTCGCCACGGCGTACGGCGAGCCGGTCGACGGCAAGTCGTTGGGCGGCTGGCGGTTCACGGCGGGTGCCGAGCAGTACGAGGGCACCGCGACCCACGTCGCGGACGACGCGGTCACCGAACTGCCGGGGCGGTTCCGCGCGAAGCCCTGA